One region of Molothrus aeneus isolate 106 chromosome 1, BPBGC_Maene_1.0, whole genome shotgun sequence genomic DNA includes:
- the MC5R gene encoding melanocortin receptor 5 isoform X2: MLVSVSNAWETITIYLINNRHIIMEDAFVRHIDNVFDSMICISVVASMCSLLAIAVDRYITIFYALRYHNIMTVKRSGLIIACIWTFCTGCGIIFILYYESTYVVICLITMFFTMLFLMVSLYIHMFLLARTHVKKIAALPGYNSVRQRTSMKGAITLTMLLGIFIVCWAPFFLHLILMISCPQNLYCVCFMSHFNMYLILIMCNSVIDPLIYAFRSQEMRKTFKEIICCYSLRMLCGLSNKY; this comes from the coding sequence ATGCTGGTTAGTGTGTCTAATGCTTGGGAGACCATAACCATATACTTAATAAACAATAGACACATCATCATGGAAGATGCCTTTGTCCGTCATATAGACAATGTCTTTGATTCCATGATCTGCATATCTGTGGTGGCTTCCATGTGCAGTTTGCTGGCTATAGCAGTAGACAGATATATCACTATCTTCTATGCCCTGCGTTATCACAACATCATGACAGTGAAAAGGTCGGGGCTCATTATTGCATGCATCTGGACCTTTTGCACGGGCTGTGGCATTATCTTCATTCTTTACTATGAATCAACTTACGTGGTCATTTGTCTCATCACTATGTTTTTTACCATGTTGTTCCTCATGGTCTCACTGTACATCCATATGTTCCTCCTGGCTCGTACTCATGTGAAGAAAATCGCAGCTTTGCCTGGGTACAACTCTGTCCGTCAAAGAACCAGCATGAAAGGAGCCATCACTCTGACTATGCTTCTTGGCATCTTCATTGTTTGCTGGGCTCCATTCTTCCTTCATCTCATCCTGATGATCTCCTGCCCTCAAAACCTCTACTGTGTTTGCTTCATGTCTCACTTCAATATGTACCTCATCCTCATTATGTGCAACTCAGTGATCGACCCCTTGATCTACGCCTTTCGTAGCCAGGAAATGAGGAAGACCTTCAAAGAGATAATTTGTTGCTATAGCCTGAGAATGCTCTGTGGGTTATCAAACAAATATTAA
- the MC5R gene encoding melanocortin receptor 5 isoform X1, with product MNTSSQFNVSELNLSTFGSNFTVPTAKSKSSPCEQVVISAEVFLTLGIVSLLENILVICAIVKNKNLHSPMYFFVCSLAVADMLVSVSNAWETITIYLINNRHIIMEDAFVRHIDNVFDSMICISVVASMCSLLAIAVDRYITIFYALRYHNIMTVKRSGLIIACIWTFCTGCGIIFILYYESTYVVICLITMFFTMLFLMVSLYIHMFLLARTHVKKIAALPGYNSVRQRTSMKGAITLTMLLGIFIVCWAPFFLHLILMISCPQNLYCVCFMSHFNMYLILIMCNSVIDPLIYAFRSQEMRKTFKEIICCYSLRMLCGLSNKY from the coding sequence GCGAAGAGCAAGTCATCGCCATGTGAGCAAGTGGTCATCTCAGCTGAGGTGTTCCTAACTCTGGGCATTGTAAGCCTCCTTGAAAACATACTAGTTATATGTGCAATAGTTAAGAACAAGAACTTGCACTCACccatgtatttttttgtttgcagtttAGCAGTGGCTGACATGCTGGTTAGTGTGTCTAATGCTTGGGAGACCATAACCATATACTTAATAAACAATAGACACATCATCATGGAAGATGCCTTTGTCCGTCATATAGACAATGTCTTTGATTCCATGATCTGCATATCTGTGGTGGCTTCCATGTGCAGTTTGCTGGCTATAGCAGTAGACAGATATATCACTATCTTCTATGCCCTGCGTTATCACAACATCATGACAGTGAAAAGGTCGGGGCTCATTATTGCATGCATCTGGACCTTTTGCACGGGCTGTGGCATTATCTTCATTCTTTACTATGAATCAACTTACGTGGTCATTTGTCTCATCACTATGTTTTTTACCATGTTGTTCCTCATGGTCTCACTGTACATCCATATGTTCCTCCTGGCTCGTACTCATGTGAAGAAAATCGCAGCTTTGCCTGGGTACAACTCTGTCCGTCAAAGAACCAGCATGAAAGGAGCCATCACTCTGACTATGCTTCTTGGCATCTTCATTGTTTGCTGGGCTCCATTCTTCCTTCATCTCATCCTGATGATCTCCTGCCCTCAAAACCTCTACTGTGTTTGCTTCATGTCTCACTTCAATATGTACCTCATCCTCATTATGTGCAACTCAGTGATCGACCCCTTGATCTACGCCTTTCGTAGCCAGGAAATGAGGAAGACCTTCAAAGAGATAATTTGTTGCTATAGCCTGAGAATGCTCTGTGGGTTATCAAACAAATATTAA